A genomic stretch from Pieris brassicae chromosome 9, ilPieBrab1.1, whole genome shotgun sequence includes:
- the LOC123714750 gene encoding solute carrier family 25 member 40-like isoform X3 encodes MIREDDPQFRITPVQQMASACSGALITSLFMTPLDVVKIRLQAQQKALLSNKCYLYCNGLMEHLCPCGEAAWIPRRVHFHGTMDAFYKISKIEGVTALWSGLSPTLALALPCTVIYFVSYEQLRYKMKTTYNTITGNMGQPMWIPLFAGATARMTAVTLVSPVELIRTKMQSQKLTYSEISIALQQVLKYEGFKGLFRGLSSTLLRDVPFSGIYWTTYEKTKRIFDKPDSEKNTFLFNFFCGSVAGSVAAFVTLPFDVIKTHQQIELDGKTRQRASNMKDIAKAIYRNHGIKGLFTGFLPRIFKVAPACAIMIATFEYGKQFFQKYNSQQYKEMMQRHHKDIIIVSQSSGGNDYS; translated from the exons atgattcgTGAAGACGATCCCCAATTTCGGATAACACCTGTCCAACAAATGGCATCGGCATGTTCCGGTGCCCTGATAACCTCGCTCTTTA TGACACCATTAGATGTAGTGAAAATAAGGTTACAAGCTCAACAGAAAGCACTACTTTCtaacaaatgttatttatattgtaatggaCTTATGGAACATCTATGTCCTTGTGGTGAGGCAGCATGGATACCACGACGTGTACATTTCCACGGAAcaatg GATGCTTTctacaaaatatcaaaaatagaAGGTGTTACTGCATTATGGTCTGGCTTGAGTCCTACTCTAGCTTTAGCTCTTCCTTGCACTGTTATCTATTTTGTGTCATATGAACAGCTAAGatacaaaatgaaaacaacatataatacaataactgGGAACA TGGGCCAACCAATGTGGATCCCATTATTTGCCGGTGCAACTGCTAGAATGACTGCTGTAACACTTGTTAGCCCAGTAGAACTCATTAGGACCAAAATGCAATCACAGAAATTGACTTATTCAG aaatatcCATAGCATTAcaacaagttttaaaatatgaaggATTTAAAGGACTGTTTCGAGGACTTAGCTCAACGCTCTTGAGAGATGTACCATTTTCAG gTATTTATTGGACAACTTATGAGAAAACTAAGAGAATTTTTGATAAACCTGactcagaaaaaaatacatttctatttaattttttctgtGGTTCAGTTGCTGGAAGT GTGGCAGCTTTTGTAACTCTACCATTTGATGTAATAAAGACACACCAACAAATTGAATTAG atggAAAAACACGACAAAGAGCATCAAACATGAAAGATATAGCCAAGGCTATTTATAGGAATCATGGTatcaaaggtttatttactGGTTTCCTACCTCGTATATTCAAAGTAGCACCAGCTTGTGCTATTATGATTGCAACATTTGAATATGGAAAACAATTCTTCCAGAAGTACAACTCCCAGCAATATAAGGAAATGATGCAAcg
- the LOC123714750 gene encoding solute carrier family 25 member 40-like isoform X2: MIREDDPQFRITPVQQMASACSGALITSLFMTPLDVVKIRLQAQQKALLSNKCYLYCNGLMEHLCPCGEAAWIPRRVHFHGTMDAFYKISKIEGVTALWSGLSPTLALALPCTVIYFVSYEQLRYKMKTTYNTITGNMGQPMWIPLFAGATARMTAVTLVSPVELIRTKMQSQKLTYSEISIALQQVLKYEGFKGLFRGLSSTLLRDVPFSGIYWTTYEKTKRIFDKPDSEKNTFLFNFFCGSVAGSVAAFVTLPFDVIKTHQQIELGEKEIYTDGKTRQRASNMKDIAKAIYRNHGIKGLFTGFLPRIFKVAPACAIMIATFEYGKQFFQKYNSQQYKEMMQRQGVDLTIIKSE, from the exons atgattcgTGAAGACGATCCCCAATTTCGGATAACACCTGTCCAACAAATGGCATCGGCATGTTCCGGTGCCCTGATAACCTCGCTCTTTA TGACACCATTAGATGTAGTGAAAATAAGGTTACAAGCTCAACAGAAAGCACTACTTTCtaacaaatgttatttatattgtaatggaCTTATGGAACATCTATGTCCTTGTGGTGAGGCAGCATGGATACCACGACGTGTACATTTCCACGGAAcaatg GATGCTTTctacaaaatatcaaaaatagaAGGTGTTACTGCATTATGGTCTGGCTTGAGTCCTACTCTAGCTTTAGCTCTTCCTTGCACTGTTATCTATTTTGTGTCATATGAACAGCTAAGatacaaaatgaaaacaacatataatacaataactgGGAACA TGGGCCAACCAATGTGGATCCCATTATTTGCCGGTGCAACTGCTAGAATGACTGCTGTAACACTTGTTAGCCCAGTAGAACTCATTAGGACCAAAATGCAATCACAGAAATTGACTTATTCAG aaatatcCATAGCATTAcaacaagttttaaaatatgaaggATTTAAAGGACTGTTTCGAGGACTTAGCTCAACGCTCTTGAGAGATGTACCATTTTCAG gTATTTATTGGACAACTTATGAGAAAACTAAGAGAATTTTTGATAAACCTGactcagaaaaaaatacatttctatttaattttttctgtGGTTCAGTTGCTGGAAGT GTGGCAGCTTTTGTAACTCTACCATTTGATGTAATAAAGACACACCAACAAATTGAATTAGGTGAAAAAGAAATCTATACTG atggAAAAACACGACAAAGAGCATCAAACATGAAAGATATAGCCAAGGCTATTTATAGGAATCATGGTatcaaaggtttatttactGGTTTCCTACCTCGTATATTCAAAGTAGCACCAGCTTGTGCTATTATGATTGCAACATTTGAATATGGAAAACAATTCTTCCAGAAGTACAACTCCCAGCAATATAAGGAAATGATGCAAcg acaAGGTGTAGatcttacaattattaaaagtgaaTAG
- the LOC123714750 gene encoding solute carrier family 25 member 40-like isoform X1, with the protein MIREDDPQFRITPVQQMASACSGALITSLFMTPLDVVKIRLQAQQKALLSNKCYLYCNGLMEHLCPCGEAAWIPRRVHFHGTMDAFYKISKIEGVTALWSGLSPTLALALPCTVIYFVSYEQLRYKMKTTYNTITGNMGQPMWIPLFAGATARMTAVTLVSPVELIRTKMQSQKLTYSEISIALQQVLKYEGFKGLFRGLSSTLLRDVPFSGIYWTTYEKTKRIFDKPDSEKNTFLFNFFCGSVAGSVAAFVTLPFDVIKTHQQIELGEKEIYTDGKTRQRASNMKDIAKAIYRNHGIKGLFTGFLPRIFKVAPACAIMIATFEYGKQFFQKYNSQQYKEMMQRHHKDIIIVSQSSGGNDYS; encoded by the exons atgattcgTGAAGACGATCCCCAATTTCGGATAACACCTGTCCAACAAATGGCATCGGCATGTTCCGGTGCCCTGATAACCTCGCTCTTTA TGACACCATTAGATGTAGTGAAAATAAGGTTACAAGCTCAACAGAAAGCACTACTTTCtaacaaatgttatttatattgtaatggaCTTATGGAACATCTATGTCCTTGTGGTGAGGCAGCATGGATACCACGACGTGTACATTTCCACGGAAcaatg GATGCTTTctacaaaatatcaaaaatagaAGGTGTTACTGCATTATGGTCTGGCTTGAGTCCTACTCTAGCTTTAGCTCTTCCTTGCACTGTTATCTATTTTGTGTCATATGAACAGCTAAGatacaaaatgaaaacaacatataatacaataactgGGAACA TGGGCCAACCAATGTGGATCCCATTATTTGCCGGTGCAACTGCTAGAATGACTGCTGTAACACTTGTTAGCCCAGTAGAACTCATTAGGACCAAAATGCAATCACAGAAATTGACTTATTCAG aaatatcCATAGCATTAcaacaagttttaaaatatgaaggATTTAAAGGACTGTTTCGAGGACTTAGCTCAACGCTCTTGAGAGATGTACCATTTTCAG gTATTTATTGGACAACTTATGAGAAAACTAAGAGAATTTTTGATAAACCTGactcagaaaaaaatacatttctatttaattttttctgtGGTTCAGTTGCTGGAAGT GTGGCAGCTTTTGTAACTCTACCATTTGATGTAATAAAGACACACCAACAAATTGAATTAGGTGAAAAAGAAATCTATACTG atggAAAAACACGACAAAGAGCATCAAACATGAAAGATATAGCCAAGGCTATTTATAGGAATCATGGTatcaaaggtttatttactGGTTTCCTACCTCGTATATTCAAAGTAGCACCAGCTTGTGCTATTATGATTGCAACATTTGAATATGGAAAACAATTCTTCCAGAAGTACAACTCCCAGCAATATAAGGAAATGATGCAAcg